In Helianthus annuus cultivar XRQ/B chromosome 8, HanXRQr2.0-SUNRISE, whole genome shotgun sequence, a single genomic region encodes these proteins:
- the LOC110944588 gene encoding uncharacterized protein LOC110944588 codes for MYKKLVQKNISKKKKFVASSNVRGSIDTMFKTDHGKTKQTTMDRNNPIKGKLKTEAWDKFATWAYSIGLPFNVVRDEGFQDMINAIGEYGRGMPAPSYHNIHVSLMKQKLEETKEFVDSFRPHWEECRCSIMSDFWTDGKGRCLINFLVNFPFGTFITDNGSNFKAAGKILQEEHPRMFWTPCAAQCVNLMIQDIGEKIPKIKTTLADARAMVVFIYIHGRFLNLMRKLTRNKELHRLVDTEEKPSMGYIYDAMVRVKEQIKKNVTDERLVHKILVGYYLNPAILHGENSKDKKKNAEILTRLYVAIDCLVPNIEENDKVRQDLNLYIDSVGQFGSTATIRGRTKVAPYIWWRTYGIDTPLLQTFTISVLSQTCSASPCERNWSTFDNVTKVLQLIKANRSLDPILLRDVEENDDWVTPTQDELQEFVGGTDGLRWSDVQEAMGGNEEVRPGTRTKRSRYRDDDDDVRIHVEDDLNVQLDEMVDVDPEEDFMAYD; via the exons ATGTACAAGAAGTTGGTACAAAAAAACATttcaaagaaaaagaaatttgtggCTTCTAGCAATGTACGAGGTTCTATTGATACCATGTTTAAGACCGATCATGGAAAAACAAAGCAAACTACAATGGATAGAAATAATCCAATAAAAGGGAAGTTAAAGACAGAAGCTTGGGATAAATTTGCAACTTGGGCTTATTCGATTGGTTTACCCTTCAATGTCGTACGTGATGAAGGTTTCCAAGATATGATCAATGCCATTGGAGAATATGGAAGAG GTATGCCAGCTCCATCTTATCATAATATTCATGTGTCATTGATGAAACAAAAGTTGGAAGAAACGAAAGAATTTGTGGATTCGTTTCGGCCACATTGGGAAGAATGTCGGTGTAGCATCATGTCTGATTTTTGGACTGACGGGAAAGGAAGGTGTTTGATAAACTTCCTAGTCAATTTTCCTTTTGGAACA TTCATTACAGATAACGGGTCAAACTTTAAAGCCGCTGGAAAGATTTTACAAGAAGAACATCCTAGGATGTTTTGGACTCCTTGTGCAGCACAATGTGTGAACCTCATGATTCAAGATATTGGTGAGAAAATACCAAAGATAAAGACTACCCTGGCTGATGCAAGAGCAATGGTGGTTTTCATTTACATCCACGGAAGGTTTCTTAATCTAATGAGGAAGTTGACGAGAAACAAAGAGCTGCACAG ATTGGTTGATACGGAAGAGAAGCCAAGTATGGGTTATATCTATGATGCAATGGTTAGAGTCAAGGAACAAATCAAGAAAAATGTAACTGATGAAAGACTTGTCCATAAAATTTTAG TTGGATATTACTTGAACCCCGCTATTTTACATGGGGAAAATTCGaaagataaaaagaagaatgCGGAAATTTTGACGAGACTTTACGTGGCTATTGACTGTCTAGTGCCCAATATAGAGGAGAATGATAAAGTGAGGCAGGACTTGAATCTATACATTGATTCCGTTGGGCAATTTGGATCCACGGCTACTATAAGGGGTAGAACGAAAGTTGCACCAT ATATATGGTGGCGCACATATGGGATCGACACACCTTTGCTCCAAACATTTACTATTAGTGTCCTTAGTCAAACTTGTAGCGCTTCACCTTGTGAACGCAATTGGAGTACATTTGACAAT GTTACAAAGGTGCTTCAACTCATTAAAGCCAACAGATCTTTGGATCCTATTTTGTTGAGAGACGTAGAGGAAAATGATGATTGGGTTACACCAACACAAGATGAGCTTCAAGAGTTTGTTGGCGGTACGGATGGTCTTCGTTGGTCGGATGTACAAGAGGCAATGGGAGGAAACGAAGAAGTTAGGCCAGGTACTAGGACCAAAAGATCGCGCTATAgagatgacgatgatgatgttcGAATTCATGTAGAAGATGATCTTAATGTACAATTGGATGAGATGGTTGATGTGGACCCGGAGGAAGATTTTATGGCTTATGATTAG